One genomic window of Staphylococcus hsinchuensis includes the following:
- the addB gene encoding helicase-exonuclease AddAB subunit AddB — protein sequence MELNAYIGRAGTGKSSKMIDEIRQKMREQPLGEPIILIAPTQNTFQLEQAFVNDSSLNGSLRTEVLHFERLSHRVFQEVGGILEQQLSKVGTEMMIYDIIQRHQSELNLYQSQVKYYGFSEKLYEQIQDFKKYSVSPEALETYITENQLPTRSKHKLQDIALVYKKLEERMQGNYVSSEDSLKRFIQMMDQSEWLKKSEIYIDGFHNFSTIEYEMIRGLVKNAKKVTVLLTTDGDKDPFSLFRKPSESLTHLETVAQDLNIQLNKTYFDQTYRFENKDLEHLESNFNALQPQTIPAQQSVEILESSAMREEVNEIARRILKETREQNRRYQDIAILYRDESYAFLLESILEQYDIPYNIDVKKSMTHHPIMEMIRSMIEVIQSNWNFEPMMRLFKTNVLTKSIKESKYLIDILENFVLERGIYGKRWLDDSFFDIEQFRIMGIKRNKLTDEERETFNRVVQLKNNVIDKILIFESKMNEASTAISFATAFYESMEAFELPSQLMTERDTYDAEGNHQKAEEIDQIWNGLIQTLDDVVTVFEDQSMKKSRFLELLDIGLDQLEFVMIPQTLDQVSIGTMDLAKVDNKAHVYLVGVNDGVMPQTVSSSGLITDEEKKNFQQQTDIELSPTSDVLQMDEAFVFYIAMTRSQAAVTFSYSLMGVSGDEKEPSPFLDQVCALYTNLDATNIQYNHQAHPLTLIEHPHQTKISLFEALKSWLDDEIVADIWLDTYQVIRDNNELNKGLNYLLTALTYDNETVQLSEKQAKSLYGSTINASVSRFEGYQACPFKHFASHGLRLNERTKYKLENFDLGDIFHRVLKAISDKIQGDFKNLNTNQIHKLTAEALSDILPGVQFNLLNSTAYYRYLSQKIGAIVETTLTALKYQGNYSKFTPERFEAGFRRKPRDNQELLAETLKTSQGVPINIRGQIDRIDTYQRDGRSFVNVIDYKSSKYSGTLDLTKVYYGMQMQMMTYMDIVLNNKERLGLTPETKPGGLLYFHVHQPRIKLAWSEIDKEKRNKEFINSFKLSGLINDDESVIEAVDTRIEPNYTSDIVPIGLKKDGGLKSQSKVADEDTIYKLIQHNKRNFIKTASDIMDGHTEVAPLKYDQKLPCEFCNYKSVCHVDGMIDSKRYRVVDESIDPLEAVRNDESEEGE from the coding sequence ATGGAATTAAATGCCTATATTGGAAGAGCAGGGACAGGTAAATCTTCAAAGATGATTGACGAGATTCGACAAAAAATGCGTGAACAACCATTAGGTGAGCCTATCATTTTAATTGCCCCGACCCAAAATACATTTCAACTTGAACAAGCGTTTGTAAATGATTCATCGCTAAATGGCAGTTTAAGAACAGAAGTGCTTCACTTTGAACGTCTAAGTCATAGAGTTTTTCAAGAAGTGGGCGGCATATTAGAACAGCAACTTTCTAAAGTCGGCACAGAAATGATGATTTACGATATTATTCAACGACACCAAAGTGAGTTGAATTTATATCAATCCCAAGTGAAATATTATGGTTTTAGTGAGAAATTGTATGAACAAATACAAGACTTTAAAAAATATTCAGTTTCTCCAGAAGCGTTAGAAACATACATAACAGAAAATCAATTACCAACACGATCAAAACACAAACTCCAAGATATTGCATTAGTATATAAAAAGTTAGAAGAACGTATGCAAGGGAATTACGTATCTTCAGAAGACAGTTTAAAACGATTTATTCAAATGATGGATCAATCAGAATGGTTGAAAAAAAGTGAAATTTACATTGATGGTTTCCATAACTTTTCAACAATTGAATATGAAATGATTCGTGGGCTTGTAAAGAATGCAAAGAAAGTGACTGTACTATTAACTACAGATGGTGATAAAGACCCATTCAGTTTATTTAGAAAGCCATCTGAGTCGTTAACGCATTTAGAAACAGTTGCACAAGATTTGAATATTCAATTAAATAAAACCTATTTTGACCAAACGTATCGCTTTGAAAACAAAGATTTGGAACATCTTGAAAGCAATTTTAATGCGTTGCAGCCACAAACAATACCAGCTCAACAAAGTGTTGAAATACTAGAATCTTCAGCGATGCGTGAAGAAGTAAATGAGATAGCGAGACGCATATTAAAGGAAACACGTGAACAAAATAGAAGGTATCAAGATATTGCAATTTTGTATCGAGATGAGTCATACGCATTCTTATTGGAATCTATTCTAGAGCAGTATGATATTCCATACAATATCGATGTCAAAAAATCTATGACACACCATCCTATTATGGAAATGATTCGGTCAATGATTGAAGTGATTCAGTCAAATTGGAACTTCGAACCGATGATGAGACTATTTAAAACGAACGTCCTTACGAAATCTATTAAAGAGAGTAAATATCTTATTGATATATTGGAAAACTTTGTATTAGAACGTGGAATATATGGTAAGCGTTGGTTAGATGATTCATTTTTTGATATCGAACAATTTCGAATTATGGGCATTAAACGAAATAAACTGACAGACGAAGAACGCGAAACATTTAATCGTGTTGTACAGTTGAAAAATAATGTTATTGATAAAATATTAATTTTCGAAAGTAAAATGAATGAAGCTTCAACTGCAATATCCTTTGCGACGGCATTTTATGAATCCATGGAGGCATTTGAATTACCTAGTCAATTAATGACAGAAAGAGATACGTACGATGCAGAGGGTAATCATCAAAAGGCTGAAGAAATTGATCAAATATGGAATGGTTTAATTCAAACACTTGATGATGTTGTAACTGTGTTCGAAGATCAATCGATGAAAAAATCTAGATTTTTAGAATTGTTAGATATTGGTTTGGATCAATTGGAATTCGTTATGATTCCTCAAACGTTAGATCAGGTGAGCATCGGAACGATGGATTTAGCCAAAGTTGATAATAAAGCACATGTATATCTAGTTGGTGTGAATGATGGTGTCATGCCACAAACAGTATCTTCTTCAGGATTAATTACAGATGAAGAAAAGAAAAATTTCCAACAACAAACAGATATTGAGTTGAGTCCAACTTCTGACGTGTTGCAAATGGATGAAGCGTTCGTATTTTACATTGCGATGACACGTAGTCAAGCAGCAGTGACATTTTCATATTCATTAATGGGCGTGAGTGGTGATGAGAAAGAACCGAGTCCATTTTTAGACCAAGTGTGCGCATTATATACAAATCTAGATGCTACGAATATTCAATATAATCATCAAGCACATCCGTTAACGTTAATTGAGCATCCGCACCAGACAAAAATCTCTTTATTTGAAGCATTAAAGTCGTGGTTAGATGATGAAATTGTCGCCGATATTTGGTTAGACACATATCAAGTTATCCGTGATAATAATGAACTCAACAAAGGACTTAATTATCTATTAACTGCATTAACTTATGATAATGAGACAGTTCAACTTTCAGAAAAACAAGCGAAATCACTATACGGTTCAACGATAAATGCAAGTGTATCGCGCTTTGAAGGATATCAAGCATGTCCGTTTAAACATTTCGCATCGCATGGTCTGCGTCTAAATGAACGTACGAAATATAAATTGGAGAACTTTGATTTAGGTGATATCTTCCACAGAGTATTAAAGGCAATCTCAGATAAAATTCAAGGGGACTTTAAAAATTTAAATACGAATCAAATTCATAAATTAACGGCGGAAGCACTGTCAGATATTTTACCTGGCGTTCAATTTAATTTACTTAATTCAACAGCGTACTATCGTTATCTTTCACAGAAAATTGGTGCAATCGTTGAAACGACACTAACTGCACTTAAATATCAAGGTAACTATTCAAAATTTACGCCAGAGCGTTTTGAAGCAGGATTTAGAAGAAAACCACGCGATAACCAAGAATTACTTGCTGAAACACTGAAAACTTCTCAAGGTGTACCAATAAATATCCGCGGTCAAATTGATCGTATTGATACTTATCAACGTGACGGTCGTAGCTTCGTAAATGTTATCGATTATAAATCGTCAAAATATAGTGGCACGTTAGATTTAACTAAAGTGTATTATGGCATGCAGATGCAAATGATGACGTATATGGATATCGTCCTTAATAACAAAGAACGACTCGGACTTACACCTGAAACTAAACCAGGTGGATTATTATACTTCCATGTACACCAACCTCGTATCAAACTTGCATGGAGTGAAATTGATAAAGAGAAACGTAACAAAGAGTTTATTAATTCATTTAAATTGAGCGGTTTAATTAATGATGATGAATCAGTTATAGAAGCCGTGGATACGCGAATTGAACCTAATTATACTTCTGATATCGTTCCGATTGGACTTAAAAAAGATGGCGGGTTAAAAAGTCAAAGTAAAGTTGCTGATGAAGATACGATTTATAAATTAATCCAGCATAACAAACGTAATTTTATTAAAACTGCATCGGATATTATGGACGGACATACAGAAGTTGCACCGTTAAAATATGATCAAAAGTTACCGTGTGAATTTTGTAACTACAAATCCGTTTGTCATGTGGACGGGATGATTGATAGTAAACGTTATCGTGTTGTAGATGAATCCATTGATCCGTTAGAAGCAGTGCGAAATGATGAAAGCGAAGAGGGTGAGTAA
- the addA gene encoding helicase-exonuclease AddAB subunit AddA — MMSQIPIKPTNTRWTDGQWRSIYAKGQDVLVAAAAGSGKTAVLVERIIQRIIKDEIDVDRLLVVTFTNASAREMKHRVDQRIQEASLEAPENTHLKNQRIKIHQAQISTLHSFCLKLIQQHYDVLDIDPNFKTSSEAENILLLEQTIDEVLEQHYDKLDPHFIDLTEHLSSDRNDELLRDTVKELYYFSVANPNPLNWLAHLSDPYEDEQQQQELLTLLNDIASIFMTSALEALNKSYDLFMMLESVEKQVEVIETERQFMAQAMEDGYLNSQLIADHQFIVRFPAKNKKVKEANEMMMDVYDDAKKYYDQYKDLVTKVQTDYYSRDAESLTNDMQQLAPRIQYLTQITSDVINQFNQKKRRRNILDFSDYEHFALRILMDDDGEPTEIADLYRKQFEELLVDEYQDTNRVQEQILTCIKRGTESDGNLFMVGDVKQSIYKFRQADPSLFIEKYNRFTTDGSEYGMRIDLSQNFRSRKEVLTTTNYLFKHMMDEAVGEIKYDAAAQLYYGAPFDTENHDVHLNMLIQDDQSDLKGSEQEAEYIVQQVEKIINDYKVYDIKTEQYRPAEYKDIVILERSYGQARNIQQAFKDHNIPFHVNSKEGYFEQTEVQLILSFLKTIDNPLQDIYLVGLMRSVIYQFTEDELSNIRIISPNDDYFYQSIQHYIQHDDVDQNLVEKLKAFLTDIELYQEYSQTHAVYQLIDKFYNDHFVIQYFSGITGGKGRRANLYGLFNKAVEFEDSSFRGLYQFIRFIDELIDRGKDFGEENVVGPNDNVVRMMTIHSSKGLEFPFVIYSGLSRKFRRADLYKPVTLNQQYGLGMEYYDVEHQLTFPSLSSVTYKAINEKEMISEEMRLIYVALTRAKEQLFLIGRVKSEKELQNWEQVSVSGTHLPVSYRLTAQSPISMIYPILSKYQSTELSNELRFERNIDEVDTSMKPYVQLNIDLYEDIATESVGEIERAHTLNEMESFNSGNEEVRMQIERQLAFRYPYQTAIHQPSKQSVSELKRQLETAQTDTNYDRVRQYRIGTRTYERPAFLSHTKVRRANEIGTLMHTVMQHLPFTEDGLTREQLLNYIDRLIDKNIIKEDAKKDIQIDDIMHFIESPLYRKIANSDAIYRELPFVVNQNKVDKRPDDQDASIIQGMIDLIFVSDGEYYFVDYKTDAFNRRRSMTDEEIGQQLKDRYKIQMAYYRNTLETILNKEVKGYLYFFKFGQLSID; from the coding sequence ATGATGAGTCAAATTCCAATAAAGCCGACAAATACACGTTGGACGGATGGTCAATGGCGCAGTATTTATGCTAAAGGCCAAGATGTACTCGTAGCTGCAGCAGCTGGGTCAGGAAAGACTGCAGTACTTGTTGAACGTATTATCCAACGTATCATTAAAGATGAGATCGACGTCGATCGCTTATTAGTCGTGACGTTTACAAATGCGAGTGCACGTGAGATGAAACATCGTGTTGATCAACGCATTCAAGAAGCATCATTGGAAGCACCAGAGAATACACATTTAAAAAATCAACGTATCAAAATTCATCAAGCACAAATTTCAACATTACATAGTTTTTGTTTGAAATTAATTCAACAACATTATGATGTATTAGATATAGATCCAAACTTTAAAACGAGTAGTGAAGCGGAAAATATTTTATTACTCGAGCAAACAATTGATGAAGTATTAGAGCAACATTATGACAAACTAGACCCGCATTTTATTGATTTAACGGAACATTTATCTTCTGACCGTAATGATGAACTATTGCGCGACACTGTAAAAGAGCTGTATTACTTTAGTGTGGCTAACCCTAACCCGTTAAACTGGTTAGCTCACTTATCAGATCCATATGAAGATGAACAGCAGCAACAAGAATTACTAACATTATTAAATGACATTGCGTCTATATTTATGACCTCTGCATTGGAAGCACTGAATAAGAGTTATGATTTATTTATGATGTTAGAATCAGTTGAAAAACAAGTAGAAGTCATAGAGACAGAACGCCAGTTTATGGCACAGGCTATGGAAGATGGATATTTAAATTCACAACTTATTGCAGATCATCAATTTATCGTACGTTTCCCTGCCAAAAATAAAAAGGTCAAAGAAGCGAATGAAATGATGATGGATGTCTATGATGATGCTAAAAAATATTACGACCAATACAAAGATTTAGTCACAAAAGTACAAACAGATTACTATTCCAGAGATGCGGAAAGTTTAACTAATGATATGCAACAGTTGGCACCACGCATACAATATTTAACACAGATCACATCAGATGTAATAAATCAATTTAATCAGAAAAAACGTCGCCGTAACATATTAGATTTCTCAGATTATGAACACTTCGCGTTACGTATCTTAATGGATGATGACGGAGAACCTACGGAAATAGCAGACCTTTATAGAAAGCAGTTTGAAGAATTACTCGTCGATGAATATCAAGATACGAACCGCGTGCAAGAACAAATTCTAACGTGTATTAAACGTGGAACCGAATCTGATGGGAATTTATTTATGGTCGGAGACGTAAAACAATCGATTTATAAGTTTAGGCAAGCCGATCCAAGCCTCTTTATTGAAAAATATAACAGATTTACAACTGATGGCTCTGAATACGGTATGCGCATCGATTTATCTCAAAATTTCCGTTCCAGGAAAGAGGTATTAACTACAACCAACTATTTATTTAAACACATGATGGATGAAGCGGTTGGCGAAATAAAATATGATGCTGCAGCACAACTCTATTACGGAGCACCATTTGATACGGAAAATCATGATGTACATTTGAATATGCTTATCCAAGATGATCAATCAGATTTAAAAGGTTCTGAACAAGAAGCGGAGTACATTGTGCAACAAGTGGAAAAAATTATAAATGACTATAAAGTTTATGACATTAAAACTGAGCAATATCGTCCAGCTGAATACAAAGATATCGTTATACTTGAACGTTCTTACGGCCAAGCACGTAATATTCAACAAGCGTTTAAAGATCACAATATACCATTTCATGTTAACAGCAAAGAAGGGTACTTCGAACAAACTGAAGTACAGTTAATCTTGTCATTTTTAAAAACTATAGACAATCCGTTACAAGATATATATTTAGTCGGGTTGATGCGTTCAGTCATTTATCAGTTTACTGAAGACGAACTTTCAAATATTCGAATTATCAGTCCGAATGATGATTATTTTTACCAGTCGATTCAACATTATATTCAACATGATGATGTTGATCAAAATCTCGTTGAAAAGTTAAAAGCATTTTTAACAGATATCGAGCTTTATCAAGAATATAGTCAAACACATGCCGTTTATCAATTAATTGATAAATTTTATAATGACCATTTCGTCATTCAATATTTTAGTGGTATTACTGGTGGGAAAGGCCGTCGCGCTAACTTATATGGATTGTTTAATAAAGCAGTGGAATTTGAAGATTCTAGTTTCCGAGGGTTATATCAATTTATAAGATTTATAGACGAATTGATAGATAGAGGAAAAGATTTTGGTGAAGAAAATGTCGTTGGACCAAATGACAATGTCGTACGTATGATGACGATTCATAGTAGTAAAGGTTTAGAGTTTCCTTTTGTCATTTATTCAGGTTTATCAAGAAAGTTTCGTCGTGCAGATCTTTATAAACCGGTTACTTTGAACCAACAATATGGTCTAGGAATGGAATATTATGATGTGGAACATCAATTAACTTTCCCATCATTATCTTCAGTTACGTATAAAGCTATCAATGAAAAGGAAATGATCTCTGAAGAAATGAGATTAATTTACGTGGCATTAACACGTGCGAAAGAGCAACTCTTTTTAATCGGACGTGTAAAGTCAGAGAAAGAGTTACAAAATTGGGAACAAGTTTCTGTTTCAGGTACGCATCTTCCAGTGAGTTACCGTTTAACTGCACAAAGTCCAATTTCAATGATTTATCCGATACTTTCAAAGTATCAGTCTACAGAACTGTCCAATGAGTTGCGTTTTGAACGGAATATTGATGAGGTTGATACCTCAATGAAACCTTATGTTCAATTAAATATTGATCTTTATGAGGATATCGCAACTGAATCAGTGGGTGAGATTGAGCGTGCGCATACATTAAACGAAATGGAATCATTTAATTCAGGTAACGAAGAAGTTAGAATGCAAATCGAACGTCAGTTAGCTTTCCGATATCCATATCAAACTGCTATACATCAACCATCTAAACAATCAGTTTCTGAGTTGAAACGACAATTAGAAACAGCTCAAACAGATACGAACTATGATCGCGTTCGTCAATATCGTATCGGTACGAGAACATATGAACGACCTGCTTTCTTGAGTCATACAAAAGTACGTAGAGCCAATGAGATTGGTACGTTGATGCATACAGTAATGCAACACTTACCATTTACTGAAGATGGTTTAACACGTGAGCAACTCTTAAATTACATCGACCGTTTAATTGATAAGAATATTATTAAAGAAGATGCTAAAAAAGATATTCAAATAGATGATATTATGCATTTTATCGAAAGTCCGCTATATCGCAAAATTGCAAATAGTGATGCAATCTATCGTGAACTTCCATTTGTAGTTAATCAGAATAAAGTAGATAAAAGGCCAGATGACCAAGATGCTTCAATCATTCAAGGTATGATTGATTTAATCTTTGTAAGTGACGGTGAATATTACTTTGTAGACTACAAAACAGATGCTTTCAATAGACGTCGCAGTATGACAGATGAGGAAATAGGTCAACAATTGAAAGATCGTTATAAAATACAGATGGCATATTATAGAAATACGTTGGAGACAATATTAAATAAAGAAGTAAAAGGATACCTCTATTTCTTTAAATTTGGTCAACTCTCAATTGATTAA